From the Brachyspira intermedia PWS/A genome, the window CCGAAGAGAGTGCCTTTAGCGTGCGTAGGGAAAAAGAACAATAAAAAAACAGCTGAGAACTTCATCATCAGTTATCAGCTGTTTATTATTGCTAGTGATAAACTCGCTTTAAACTAGCTGATAACTAAAGTTATCAGCTGCTCGTTTATCACTTTAAAATATTATTTATATTATTTTTCTAAAGCTAATATATATTATTACCAATAAAAATTGTTCGCTTTTAGGCTCTGTAAGCTAAAGCTAATAGACGCTCACAATTTTTATATTTAAAATTATTATTTATCTAAAGCGACAATATCATCATAGCCTTTTTCTCTGGCTATATCAAAAACGGTCTTCTTTTCCTTATTTACAACTGTAGTGTCTGCTCCATTCTCTATTAAAAGTTTAACAAGCTCTGTTTTTCCATTGTCAATAGCCTGAAGCAGTAAAGGATAACCATCTTCTGAAGGTATAGGAGTATTTACATCGGCACCTTGCTCTATTAAATACTTTGCCATTTCTGTATCACTATTATAAAGAGTACTAGCCAATAATGAAATATTTACATTTGGATAGTATTCTTTAAGTTCATATTTCATAGCAGGATCAATGCCTTTTGAAACTAAATATTTTACTATATCCAAACAGCCTGCATTAACAGCATAACGAATTAAAGGATAGCCATAACTATCAACATAATTTATATCAGCTCCATATTCAGCAAGCATTTTAAATTTTTCTAAATCACATTTTGATTCGTCAACTCCAATTGTGTCAAGTAATATAGGAACAGGTTCTTCCCAGCCATACTCAAGATCTACTTCAGCACCTGCATCTAATAATTCTTTCATTATTTTTAAACTATTTTCATTTGTAGACATTACTGCTGAATGTAAAGCATCAATATTTCCATCTCCTATAAAATTAACATCTGCCCCTCTTTTTATAAACTCTTTTACAAGTTCTAAATATCCTTTTGCAGAAGCTGTTTTTAATGGACTATCATTATCAAGATAAGTCTGATCAACATTAACACCGTAAGAAAGTAATTCTGTAACCATTTTTTTATCACCGTATTGTAATGCCATTATTAAACTTCTTTCTCCATGTTTTTCTTCCCAGCTTTTTAAAGACTCTGCATCCTTTACATTTTTAAGATCATTAAAAGCCTCCAAATCCCATCCTGGTACTTCAATACCTGATTCGCTAATTTCTGCAGTATCAGTATTAATTTCCTCAGTATTATTATCTTCAACATATTCATCATTATTAGATGTTTCTGTATTATTGGAATTAATTGCGTTAGTATCTGTAGTTACTTCTGTATTATCAGTTTTTTTAGAATTACAGCTTATTATACTGATTAATATTAAAGCAGTTATAATTAATTTTTTCATTTAATTACCCCTTAATTATTATTTTTTATTATCATATCACAACTAAATATAAAAGTAAAGAAAACATTAATTTCTTATTGCTGCTAGCGATAAACTTACTATTATATACTGAAAATTTTTAACTTTGTCATTTTTTTATTCAACTTTTTCCCGCCGCAAAAAGTTGCAAAAAGTGCAAGTATAAAATTAATACTAAATCATACTAAAATTGTCTTATATGTAAAATAATTTATTACATTTAAGTTCAAATATAGCCTTTCGCGAAGCGTATCCGAGCTTGTCGAGGATATAGCTTCTTTGTGGCAACAAAAGAAGTGGGGTATGGGGCAAAGCCCCAGATATAAAACAAAAATATAAATTTATTTTTGACAAAGTATAGTTGTTTAGGTATATACTAAAAATTTTTAAGTTTGTCAATTTTTTGTTGTTCTTTTTCCCGCCGCATACGCTCTACGGACTTCGTCAAAGAACCATACGAAGTACGCCTGCGGCGAAAGTGCAAGTATAAAAGCCGTTAATAAAAAAACAGCTGACAATTAAATCTGCCAGCTGATAATTTATCACTTTAAAATATTATTTTTATTATTTCTCTAAAGCTGCAATCTCATCATAGCCTTGTTCTTTAGCTAAATCAAAAATTGTTTTTCCGTCTTTATCAACAACAGAAGTATCTGCACCTTTCTCTATCAAAAGTTTAAGAAGTTCAATATTTTCAACTCTAAGAGCAACAAATATTAAAGGTAAACCAGAAACACTATCAGTTTGAGTATTAATATCAGCACCTTGTTCTATTAAATATTCTGCTATTTCTGTAGTTTTATTTCTTACTGCAGCATTAAGTAATGAATAACTTTTACCGGAATATAATGAATAAACATTGGTATATGTCATAGCAGAGTCAACACCTTGAGAAACTAAATATTTTACTATATCAATACATCCTTGAGAAATAGCAACAGCAATTACGGGGCCATACTCAAAATTTGAATAATTTATATCTGCTCCATGTTCTGTAAGTAGTTTAACTTTTTCTAAATTGCATCTTCCTATTATAGCAACATTTAATATATTTCTAGTACCATAAATAATATCTGTATCTGCTCCTGCATTTAATAATTCCTTTACTACTTCAAAATGATAATTTTTTTCAGACTCTACTGCATAATATAAAGCATCTATATCTCCTCCTTCTTCTTCTCTAAAATTAACATCAGCCCCTTTTTTGATAAGTTTTTTTACAAGTTTCAAATATCCCATTTTTGAAGCTAATTCTAAAGGAGTCCTACTATCATTATCATCTTTCATATTTACATCAGCACCATAAGATATTAATTCAATAGCCTTTTCTTCTGTAGGAAATTTATCAATAGCAAATACTAAAGAAGATTTACTAGGATTTTTTGACTGCCAATCATTGAAAGAATTTTTATCTTTTATAGAATCAATTTCATTAAATAATTTTTTTTCCTCTTCTAACATTGTAGTTTTATATATACTCCACATATCATTAGAAGCATATCCCTGATAGATTTTTTCATCATCATTATTAGATATTTTATTCTTAGATATTTCTGTATTATTGTTATTAACAGCATTAGTATCTGCAGTTGCTTCTGTATTATCAGTTTTTTTAGAATTACAGCTTATTATACCGATTAACATTAAAGCTGTTATAATTATTTTTTTCATTTAATTCCCCTTATATTATAATAATTTATTTTTTCTTTTTATAATATTTGCTTACTATGTTAATCATTTTTTTATCCTGAATAGCCTCAGCATATTCTAAAACATTGTAGCTTTCTTTTATACTTCTGCCATAGTCATTATCAGGTTTCATTTTTATATTTAAATCAACACCATTTTTAAATAAATATTCAGCAACTTCATAATTATGTTGGTCTATAGCATGAAATATCGCAGTATAGTTTATATCATTAGGATAATAGTTCACATCAGCACCATTTTCAACCAATGCCTTAACTATTTCTAAATTACCCTCACCTGCAGCAATTGCTATAGGAGGATAATAATCTAAAAATTTTGTATCTAAATCGGCACCATTATCTTTTAAGAGTTTTACCACTTTAGGAGTAGATGCCGCAAGTATAGTAGCAGGAGCAACTCCGCCATCATTTGTAGCATTTACATTGGCACCATTTTCTATTAAAAGTTTTGAAGCTTCATAAGGATTTTTTCCTGTAACAGCCCAAAGTAATGGAGTGTCCCCATTTTCATCAGCTTTTCCATTAACATCTATTCCATTATCTATTAAATATTTCATTATATTGATATTGCCTTTTTCAGAAGCATAAATAAGTGCAGATGCTCCCCATGATGATTTTTCATTTATATCTGCATTATTTTCTACTAATAGATTAAACATTTCTTCATTGCCGTTTTCGCATGCAAGTATAATCATATTTTCACCATCTTTATTTTTTATATTTATATCAGAGTCATGTTCTATTAATAATTTTGCCATCTCTATATTATCAGTTCTTACAGCTTCCATTAAAGCATTAAATCCATCGTCTGTTCTTAAATTAATCAAAGCCCCATTATCAATCAAAGCTTTTGCTATATCATAATGCCCGTATGATGAAGCTATCATTAAAGGGGTAGAATTAGTATAGTGTGTAACATCGCCTATAGTAAGCTGATCTTTTGAAGCAGCATTTATACCGCCATCATTTATCAATTCAATCATTTCAGCAACGCCTGTTTTCTTTTTATTTTTTTCTAATAGTTTTAATAATTCTTCGCTAGGCATTATTATTTCATTTGTAGTTACTGTATTTTTTAATTTATAATTATTACCGTCATTAAAAGTGTTATTATTTTTTGTTTCTTCTTTTATCTCTTCATTTTCAGTATATTCATCAGTTTCTTTATCAGGATCTATTAATGTATTATCTTCATTATTTAATTCATCATTATTGCTTTCACTACTAGCATATAAAGCTATTGCAGTCATTATAGTTATTATAAAGATAATAATAATT encodes:
- a CDS encoding ankyrin repeat domain-containing protein, which produces MKKIIITALMLIGIISCNSKKTDNTEATADTNAVNNNNTEISKNKISNNDDEKIYQGYASNDMWSIYKTTMLEEEKKLFNEIDSIKDKNSFNDWQSKNPSKSSLVFAIDKFPTEEKAIELISYGADVNMKDDNDSRTPLELASKMGYLKLVKKLIKKGADVNFREEEGGDIDALYYAVESEKNYHFEVVKELLNAGADTDIIYGTRNILNVAIIGRCNLEKVKLLTEHGADINYSNFEYGPVIAVAISQGCIDIVKYLVSQGVDSAMTYTNVYSLYSGKSYSLLNAAVRNKTTEIAEYLIEQGADINTQTDSVSGLPLIFVALRVENIELLKLLIEKGADTSVVDKDGKTIFDLAKEQGYDEIAALEK
- a CDS encoding ankyrin repeat domain-containing protein yields the protein MKNKIIIIFIITIMTAIALYASSESNNDELNNEDNTLIDPDKETDEYTENEEIKEETKNNNTFNDGNNYKLKNTVTTNEIIMPSEELLKLLEKNKKKTGVAEMIELINDGGINAASKDQLTIGDVTHYTNSTPLMIASSYGHYDIAKALIDNGALINLRTDDGFNALMEAVRTDNIEMAKLLIEHDSDINIKNKDGENMIILACENGNEEMFNLLVENNADINEKSSWGASALIYASEKGNINIMKYLIDNGIDVNGKADENGDTPLLWAVTGKNPYEASKLLIENGANVNATNDGGVAPATILAASTPKVVKLLKDNGADLDTKFLDYYPPIAIAAGEGNLEIVKALVENGADVNYYPNDINYTAIFHAIDQHNYEVAEYLFKNGVDLNIKMKPDNDYGRSIKESYNVLEYAEAIQDKKMINIVSKYYKKKK
- a CDS encoding ankyrin repeat domain-containing protein, with the translated sequence MKKLIITALILISIISCNSKKTDNTEVTTDTNAINSNNTETSNNDEYVEDNNTEEINTDTAEISESGIEVPGWDLEAFNDLKNVKDAESLKSWEEKHGERSLIMALQYGDKKMVTELLSYGVNVDQTYLDNDSPLKTASAKGYLELVKEFIKRGADVNFIGDGNIDALHSAVMSTNENSLKIMKELLDAGAEVDLEYGWEEPVPILLDTIGVDESKCDLEKFKMLAEYGADINYVDSYGYPLIRYAVNAGCLDIVKYLVSKGIDPAMKYELKEYYPNVNISLLASTLYNSDTEMAKYLIEQGADVNTPIPSEDGYPLLLQAIDNGKTELVKLLIENGADTTVVNKEKKTVFDIAREKGYDDIVALDK